The DNA region tataaaactaagGTATGAAAGGTAGTGTGTATATGACTTTTTCAATATGTGTCAATATACAATTTGATATccccagaaaaaaaaacataatatatgaatgtaataaatattactgtagtTTGAAGTAATAAAGCTTTTCAGTTTTCTCACCTCTGTCCTTCAGCGAGCTGATGTACGCCTCAATGAactccttctctctgctgtccTTCTtcacatcctcctctctctgctctctccacctcttcttcttgtttttatctttcttcttctcctcttctgtcttcttcttctctgcactcGCACGGTTATCGCACAGTCGAATAAACCTGCCGGGGGGGGGCAGTAGAGGTGAAGAAACAGTCTGATAACATGAGAAACATGAGCTGCACATTGAATGTGTTTTCATCTGTTTCGCCAACTACAGGCAAATGAAGAAACAGCTGCTGCAGTCTGAACTGTACCACCTGCAGTGGAGCTTTGCGAGTTTCTttgcttcatttgtttgtttgtgtttttggtgttttacattttaaacctgTAACACTTAAAAACAGAATAACTGATTATATTGAACATCATTGTTTCTCACTAACCTTTTGTCAGTGTTTaacaaaaaatagaaacaatTCAGTATATGGctgtaaaacactgaataatgttgtttgtgtacttgatgtcggtgttgtttgtgtacttGATGTCGGTGTTGTTGTGTACTTGATGtcggtgttgtttgtgtacttGATGTCGGTGTTGTTTGtcggtgttgtttgtgtacttgatgtcggtgttgtttgtgtacttgatgtcggtgttgtttgtgtacttgatgtcggtgttgtttgtgtacttGATGTCGGTGTACTTGATGtcggtgttgtttgtgtacttgatgtcggtgttgtttgtgtacttgatgtcggtgttgtttgtgtacttgatgtcggtgttgtttgtgtacttgatgtcggtgttgtttgtgtactttatgtcggtgttgtttgtgtacttgatgtcggtgttgtttgtgtacttgatgtcggtgttgtttgtgtacttgatgtcggtgttgtttgtgtacttgatgtcggtgttgtttgtgtacttgatgtcggtgttgtttgtgtacttgatgtcggtgttgtttgtgtgttgtttgtgtacttgatgtcggtgttgtttgtgtacttgatgtcggtgttgtttgtgtacttgatgtcggtgttgtttgtgtacttGATGTCAGGGTTTCTGCACAGTTTGGTCGGGATACAGTTGAGCACGTCGCCATTGACAACGATCATCTTGAGCGTTGAGATTTTGGTGAGACAGTGAGGAAGGTAAAACAGGTTGTTCTTATGGAGGAACAGGGTGACCAGCTGCTCCaacctgcacacacataaacacacacacacacacacacaaccacataactttgtatttatttatacacaaaCTTAGTGTGTAGTCATTTGAGTGCAAATGtgtcttaaagggatagttcggatttTTTGAAGGTGGGTTTTAAGTGGCACTCATCCaaagtcagtgtattacctacagtttGGAGAATAAGGCATGAGTACCAACAGGAAACAaagcaatgtgctgctgtggacgggAGCAGTACCAAAACGTATTTTAGCCACTTAAAAAATCTATATCAGTTTACGTGTACGCtgcatttagaatattttataggtggctaaaataagtttttcttCTGCCCATGTCCACAACAGCACATTGCTTATCTTCCTGCTGGTACATCCGTCCTTTCCTGACCACAATCTACTGCAGGTAATATACACCTCATACAACTCCACTTCAAAAAacccaaactatccctttaagctCAACtagtttttcttgtttgttaGTGACGGGAAATAGACCGAGAGATAGTTTTTCACTATTCAGGTAATACAAATCTAAAACACAGATCAGTAACATAGACACAAAGTATGTGTTAGCACATCTCAATGAtttgcaaatgtgttttcaatgtAATGTTCAACATGAGAACAACTGTGAGAAAACATCTCTAATTTATGTTGAAGTCTACTGGAATACTGGAAGACACGTCTGAAAGACATTTCCACAACAACAGGGACATTTCCAGTGGACATTCGGATCAAGGCTTGTTGATGCTCAGAGTAATCAGATTACAGGTGGTGATGATGTCGTCTGTCACCTGTCCATGTCCTGCGGCAGGTCAGTCAGACTGTTGTGGCTCAGGTCCAACAGCTGCAGGCTGCTCATCCTCAGAGCACAGATGGGGATCGATATGAACTTGTTTTCCGCAATGTCCAGATGAAGCAGCTGCTTCAGGCTGCTCAGCTGAAAgagtgacatcatcatcaactcagtgacatcatcacagCAAAACCAAAACTGAACCaaaaatgatgaagatgataaataaaatgaagcACCAGTTGTTTTAACAATCAAAGTATCTTGAATGTGTTTAAACAATGTCTTGATCGATATCAttgaacattaaacattaaaggaatagttggaCAAGTCCTGCTCTTACATTCTGAGAGTTAGATGTTCAGATTCCACTCAtgtctgtactgtaaatatgaagccagttagcttagcttagcgtaaagactggaaacggggaaaAGCTAGCCTGTCTCtgtacaaaaaatataaaatatatttttatacaccTTTACAAATCACTAATGAAATATCTGATTTGTTTAAACTGGACCCAAACTGAAgtgtatttttgcattatttttcaATAGAGTACTAAAACTACCACCGGATTGTTCATCACATCCTCTTTGCCTCACCTCAAACGGCAGCTCGGACAGGTTGTGGTTTCCAGTGAGTTCGAGTCTCTTCAGGTTCTCACAGTTTCCGAGTTCTGGAGGAACTTTGGACAGACGGTTGTAGCTGACGTTTAATTCCCTCAAACCTGTCAGTTTACCTGAGGACGGAAGAGACTGTTTGATCTTCAGCAACACTGTTTTTCACAAGTCATTTGAGGAtgctcaacaaaaacaaaccaacttTAGGTATGGGGAACATTATGTCCAAATAAGCCAAAGAGATTTAAGAAACTGGAACCCATCAATTTGGCCTCAGTTGAGTTTGGGACTGAAAAATCAAATCTCTCTTCTCTGAAAACAtattgtgtttgaaatgttgtgtttcatCCTAACCGATCTCAGGTGGCAGGTCGGCGATGGTGTTTTGGGGGATCTCGAGCACGGTGAGCTGGGTGAACAGAGCCAGGTACTCAGGCAGCCGACTGATCTTTGTCCCTCTAACGTGCCACTCTTTCAGGTAAGTCATCCACTGCAGCTCCCTGGGGAAGTCCTGTACAAATATTCACTTATTACGAGTTATTTCCTTTCAGATGAACATTGTAGAATTGTAGAACCAGCTTACCGTCCACTGATCACCGTCCAGCTGGAAGCTCAGCTTGCTCTGCTCCGGACCTTTTTgatcctgctgctctgcttctgacagataaacaataacagaaacagaaacacaacaacacccTGTCAGCAATTTACTTGTCAAACAGTTTTACCTGCAAATAGCAGTATTTACCTGTGTGCACTTGTATATCAGTCATGTTTACCTGTGTACTCCTGTATATCAGTCATGTTTACCTGTGTGCACCTGTATATCAGTCATGTTTACCTGTGTGCACTTGTATATCAATCATGTTTACCTGTGTGCACCTGTATATCAGTCATGTTTACCTGTGTGCACCTGTATATCAGTCATGTTTACCTGTGTGCACCTGTATATCAgtcatgtttacatgtgtgcACCTGTATATCAGTCATGTTTACCTGTGTGCACTTGTATATCAATCATGTTTAcctgtgtgtacctgtatatcAGTCATGTTTACCTGTGTGCACCTGTATATCAGTCATGTTTTCCTGTGTGCACCTGTATATCAGTCATGTTTACCTGTGTGCACCTGTATATCAGTCATGTTTACCTGTGTGCACCTGTATATCAGTCAGTGTACTTCTATCCAGGTAATGATGCAGCAGGTTGAGTTCATTGGTCTTCAGTGTCTTACAGTGTATACGATACTGCCACTGCTGGTCGATCCTTGATAGAGAGAAGTGTTAATAAAGCCTCTGCAGTTTCATTTTCATGTCAGATTAAATTTCAAGGAGACTGAATGTTCATTTTCCAAAGTCCTGACCTGTTGTTGAACCACAGCACtgatgtaatatataaatagcaGTCTGTGTGTTCATATTACTAAAATCAGCCCTGACCTTCTTAGTTCATGACTAACAACAGTCAGCTGAGCATGAGTCTCTCAGAATTGGTTCAAAGCTGAGTGAAGATTTGAAAAGTATTAAACTTTAGATGCATGTGAGACGGTAGACcgtacacagacagaaacattgcAACATAAAAgagattaaaaatacattttcaattatttacAGCTAGTAAAAAATCTGATACACATGAACATCACAGGCTCTTCCAAGAATTTTTAAAAGATGTCGGCCTTTCTTTGCCTATGCAGAGAAAATTACCTTCCCAGTTATCCCCAAATGAGACCCCATTTCATCTTTCATCTTAGTTGGCAATATGTGAAATATGACTACATATGACTTTGTTGTTGCTATGTtattgtatgttgttgttttttacagtgCATTAATATAAGATAGCATTATCACTCACAagtgttttaacatttatttacatttatttgaacgTTTATTGTCAATTTGTcaacaaagttttttttttttttaaatggttacGTTGGTAGAGTTGgtcataaaaaaagacattagaGCAGCTATCATTAGTTCTTAATACTGAGAAGAATAAAAACACCACTATCTTTGAGTTAAGACAGGTAAGTctcataaaaaactaaaacagtcaAGTTGGTGAACAACATCAGGTGCTCCTCAGCGATTCTTTATTGGGAAGTGAATGTATGAAAAGAGAGTGAGGGgagaataaagtaataaagGCGTGGATGTGTTCCCATATATTGTTGTCCTGCATTACTGTTGGCTCAGTACAGCCtaacatgtggacatgtgaGGGCCTGAGTGGCCTGGACTTCATATTATGAACGGATCAAGGATACACAAAACAGTGACGACACATGCAGACGGCTTAAACACCTCATAGAAAGAGCTGGCCTAGGCACAGGAGGAAAGTTTATCAAACGTTAGACCGTTCAGATTTGCATGAGGGGGAAGGACTGTTTATGGTtatcccagaacacctgaggagGGAGGTACTGCAGAAACTTCACTACGGCATCAAGGGATCAACAATGCCTTGCCAGAGCAAGGAAATCTGTTTGATATGCAGGTATCTAACACAGATAAAACAGGTGGTGGAGCACAGAACCCATGAAACCAGTGGAACAGCTGATCACAACAGACCGACCGAGCAGAGAGTGGGGGACAGACCCTTTCCAGTGGAAAAAAGATGATTAACTGGTCTTGGTTGACTACTTCTCCGTATTCATAGAGGTGTGCAACAGATTTTGACTCTATACATTTGACTTGTGTCCCCCTGATGATTTTAAGAAGGATTTGGACCCCGCTCCCCATTTCATCAGAACA from Cottoperca gobio chromosome 9, fCotGob3.1, whole genome shotgun sequence includes:
- the lrrc2 gene encoding leucine-rich repeat-containing protein 2 isoform X2; this encodes MGLGRKLDVPVSDLSLIRGMWEVRVKKYRQKQKKEQERIEQSALPKIDQQWQYRIHCKTLKTNELNLLHHYLDRSTLTDIQVHTAEQQDQKGPEQSKLSFQLDGDQWTDFPRELQWMTYLKEWHVRGTKISRLPEYLALFTQLTVLEIPQNTIADLPPEIGKLTGLRELNVSYNRLSKVPPELGNCENLKRLELTGNHNLSELPFELSSLKQLLHLDIAENKFISIPICALRMSSLQLLDLSHNSLTDLPQDMDRLEQLVTLFLHKNNLFYLPHCLTKISTLKMIVVNGDVLNCIPTKLCRNPDIKFIRLCDNRASAEKKKTEEEKKKDKNKKKRWREQREEDVKKDSREKEFIEAYISSLKDRDTIPDFTTKVSISCLL
- the lrrc2 gene encoding leucine-rich repeat-containing protein 2 isoform X1 yields the protein MGLGRKLDVPVSDLSLIRGMWEVRVKKYRQKQKKEQERIEQSALPKIDQQWQYRIHCKTLKTNELNLLHHYLDRSTLTDIQVHTEAEQQDQKGPEQSKLSFQLDGDQWTDFPRELQWMTYLKEWHVRGTKISRLPEYLALFTQLTVLEIPQNTIADLPPEIGKLTGLRELNVSYNRLSKVPPELGNCENLKRLELTGNHNLSELPFELSSLKQLLHLDIAENKFISIPICALRMSSLQLLDLSHNSLTDLPQDMDRLEQLVTLFLHKNNLFYLPHCLTKISTLKMIVVNGDVLNCIPTKLCRNPDIKFIRLCDNRASAEKKKTEEEKKKDKNKKKRWREQREEDVKKDSREKEFIEAYISSLKDRDTIPDFTTKVSISCLL
- the lrrc2 gene encoding leucine-rich repeat-containing protein 2 isoform X3; amino-acid sequence: MTDIQVHTEAEQQDQKGPEQSKLSFQLDGDQWTDFPRELQWMTYLKEWHVRGTKISRLPEYLALFTQLTVLEIPQNTIADLPPEIGKLTGLRELNVSYNRLSKVPPELGNCENLKRLELTGNHNLSELPFELSSLKQLLHLDIAENKFISIPICALRMSSLQLLDLSHNSLTDLPQDMDRLEQLVTLFLHKNNLFYLPHCLTKISTLKMIVVNGDVLNCIPTKLCRNPDIKFIRLCDNRASAEKKKTEEEKKKDKNKKKRWREQREEDVKKDSREKEFIEAYISSLKDRDTIPDFTTKVSISCLL